Proteins found in one Stigmatopora nigra isolate UIUO_SnigA chromosome 15, RoL_Snig_1.1, whole genome shotgun sequence genomic segment:
- the c1ql1l2 gene encoding C1q-related factor gives MLVLVLVVLIPVLVSSVGTDPGHYEMLGTCRMVCDPYLNKGTPSSSTSSTGLQGEAEALSDRGELAPPSTLLQGPQGKPGRPGKPGPPGPPGEPGPPGPAGPPGDRGDRGDRTDQGKTGILGLGGNGAISTATYSTVPRVAFYAGLKNPHEGYEILKFDDVVTNLGNNYDGIAGKFVCSIPGTYFFIYHVLMRGGDGTSMWADLCKNGQVRASAIAQDADQNYDYASNSVILHLDAGDEVYIKLDGGKAHGGNNNKYSTFSGFILYAD, from the exons ATGCTGGTCCTGGTCCTGGTGGTCCTCATCCCCGTCCTGGTCAGCTCCGTAGGTACCGACCCGGGCCACTACGAGATGTTGGGTACCTGCCGGATGGTGTGCGACCCCTACTTGAACAAGGGGACCCCCAGTAGCAGTACCAGTTCTACGGGTCTGCAAGGCGAAGCCGAGGCGTTGAGTGACCGTGGCGAACTGGCGCCGCCGTCTACGCTGCTCCAGGGTCCGCAGGGGAAACCCGGTAGACCGGGAAAGCCGGGACCGCCGGGGCCGCCCGGGGAACCGGGGCCACCGGGTCCGGCGGGACCCCCGGGCGATAGGGGAGATAGAGgagaccggaccgaccagggcAAGACGGGGATTTTGGGCCTGGGAGGCAATGGAGCTATCAGTACGGCTACCTATAGTACGGTGCCCAGGGTGGCTTTCTATGCCGGCTTGAAGAATCCGCACGAGGGGTACGAGATCCTCAAGTTTGACGACGTGGTGACCAATCTGGGTAATAATTATGACGGCATAGCTGGCAAGTTTGTCTGCAGCATTCCGGGTACATACTTCTTCATCTATCATGTGCTGATGAGAGGGGGGGACGGGACCAGTATGTGGGCTGACCTCTGCAAGAATGGACAG GTTCGAGCCAGCGCCATCGCCCAAGACGCGGACCAGAACTACGACTACGCCTCCAACAGCGTCATCCTACACCTGGACGCGGGGGACGAAGTCTACATCAAGTTAGATGGCGGAAAAGCCCACGgcggcaacaacaacaagtacAGCACCTTTTCGGGATTCATCCTCTACGCGGACTAA